One window from the genome of Nicotiana sylvestris chromosome 9, ASM39365v2, whole genome shotgun sequence encodes:
- the LOC104244108 gene encoding uncharacterized protein: protein MLNLNLEPDPAERKQISEYPPNLRDQVRRHYIQQGPCQPCNYRFPKRDFGGFMRQFNLEWFNTSYSGWLEYSVKVDAAFCLCCYLFKNEHGGHGKVGDSFTKSDFRAWNKAIERFNAHIGEVNSLHNRCFKMVIDLINQEQSILTSFDKQSEKIKSDYRVRLNASIDVARFLLKQGMSFRGHDEGETSTKRGNFVELLQWYADRDDEVKKVVLQSAPQNNMMIAPNIQKEIVNACAKEIMKAIVEDLNGDYFGILVDESKDVSHKEQMALVLRYVNKEGKLIERFLSIVHVKKTTASSLQKAIYDFLLEHPLSPSQIWGQGYDGASNMQGEINGLKTLILKDNPSAYCIHCFAHQLQLTLVAVAKQYCDVDQFFDIVANVLNIVGSSFKRRDMLREDQAKKLEELQVLGEVHTGSGLNQELGLQRSGDTRWGSHFKTVRNFITLFSSIINVLEFLASEGANYLERSVAKSLVNDIRSFEFVHMMHLMLKLLAITNDLNMALQRKDQDIVNATKLVGFAKRQLQGMRESKWKSLINDASSFCAKHDIVIPEMDKNYHLGKSKRRSSSVTYSHHLCVEVFNTVIDLQLSELNSRFDAVNSNLLLGMASLSPDNFFANYDKERIMKLATLCPHEFSGSKLEDLSYELDNYILFVKEDNDFSNLKGLGDLSETLVEADLYKTWRLIFLLVKLSLILYVATATVERAFSSMKYIKNDLRSRIGDEFLNDCLVCYIEDEVLETIPNDAIIDRFQSMTTRRVQL from the coding sequence ATGTTGAATTTGAATCTTGAACCCGATCCTGCAGAAAGAAAGCAAATTTCAGAGTATCCTCCGAATTTACGTGATCAAGTGAGGAGACATTATATTCAACAAGGGCCTTGTCAACCTTGTAATTATAGATTTCCAAAAAGAGATTTTGGTGGATTTATGCGTCAATTTAATCTTGAATGGTTTAACACTTCATACTCTGGATGGTTAGAATATAGTGTTAAAGTTGATGCAGCATTTTGCTTATGTTGTTACTTGTTTAAAAATGAGCATGGAGGACATGGAAAAGTTGGGGATTCTTTCACAAAGAGTGATTTTAGAGCTTGGAATAAAGCTATAGAAAGATTTAACGCACATATTGGAGAGGTAAATAGTCTTCACAATCGGTGTTTTAAGATGGTGATAGACTTAATTAATCAAGAACAATCAATTTTAACCTCTTTTGACAAGCAGTCTGAAAAAATTAAAAGTGATTATCGAGTTCGGTTGAATGCTTCGATTGATGTGGCAAGATTTCTTTTAAAACAAGGAATGTCTTTCCGGGGCCACGATGAAGGTGAAACTTCTACTAAAAGAGGAAACTTTGTAGAACTCTTACAATGGTATGCAGATAGGGATGATGAAGTGAAAAAAGTTGTGCTACAAAGTGCTCCACAAAATAACATGATGATTGCTCCAAATATCCAAAAAGAGATCGTGAATGCTTGTGCGAAAGAAATAATGAAAGCAATAGTTGAAGATTTGAATGGAGATTATTTTGGAATTTTGGTTGATGAATCTAAGGACGTCTCTCATAAGGAACAAATGGCTCTTGTTCTCCGGTATGTCAACAAAGAGGGCAAACTTATTGAGCGATTCCTTAGTATTGTTCATGTTAAAAAAACAACTGCATCGTCATTACAAAAAGCAATCTATGATTTTCTTTTAGAGCACCCATTGAGTCCATCTCAAATATGGGGACAAGGTTATGATGGAGCTAGTAACATGCAAGGAGAAATCAATGGTCTTAAAACTTTAATTCTGAAAGATAATCCTTCAGCATATTGTATACATTGCTTTGCCCATCAGTTGCAATTGACTCTTGTAGCCGTTGCAAAACAATATTGTGATGTAGATCAATTTTTTGATATTGTTGCTAATGTCTTGAATATTGTTGGAAGTTCTTTTAAGCGTAGGGATATGCTTCGAGAGGATCAAGCAAAAAAATTAGAGGAGCTACAAGTGCTTGGTGAAGTTCATACAGGAAGTGGACTAAATCAAGAACTTGGACTCCAAAGGTCAGGTGATACTCGATGGGGTTCTCATTTTAAGACAGTGCGTAACTTTATTACATTATTCTCGTCTATCATTAATGTACTTGAGTTTCTTGCAAGTGAGGGTGCAAATTATCTAGAGAGATCAGTGGCAAAAAGTTTAGTGAATGACATAAGATCTTTTGAGTTTGTGCATATGATGCACTTGATGTTAAAATTATTGGCAATTACAAATGATTTGAATATGGCTTTGCAAAGAAAAGACCAGGATATTGTAAATGCTACGAAGCTTGTTGGTTTCGCCAAGAGGCAATTGCAAGGGATGAGAGAATCTAAATGGAAATCTTTGATAAATGATGCCTCTTCAttttgtgccaagcatgatattgTGATCCCTGAAATGGATAAGAACTATCATCTTGGAAAGTCAAAGCGTAGGAGTTCAAGTGTTACATATTCTCATCATTTGTGTGTCGAAGTTTTTAATACTGTTATTGATTTGCAACTTTCAGAGCTTAACAGTCGTTTTGATGCGGTGAATAGTAATCTACTTCTTGGTATGGCTAGTTTGAGTCCGGATAATTTTTTTGCAAATTATGATAAAGAAAGAATTATGAAACTTGCTACACTTTGTCCTCACGAGTTTAGTGGTTCAAAGCTTGAAGATCTCAGTTACGAGCTTGACAACTATATTCTCTTTGTGAAAGAAGACAACGATTTTTCTAACTTGAAAGGACTTGGAGATCTTTCAGAAACACTAGTTGAAGCAGATTTGTACAAGACTTGGAGACTTATTTTTTTGCTTGTGAAGTTAAGTCTGATATTGTATGTCGCTACTGCAACGGTAGAAAGAGCTTTTTCTTCAATGAAGTACATCAAAAATGACTTGCGTAGCAGAATTGGTGATGAATTTTTGAATGACTGTTTAGTTTGTTATATAGAAGATGAAGTATTAGAAACTATACCAAATGATGCGATTATTGATCGTTTTCAAAGCATGACAACCCGTAGGGTACAATTGTAA
- the LOC138877926 gene encoding uncharacterized protein, protein MRFGKKGKLSLRFIGPFEILQRVGKVADEPALPLSLAGVHQREGQERSGYLVDRELKESVVEVRRVNERLIAIKLVVGGSSLNVISAYAPQASLDDEVKRRFWDALDDVVRGIPSTEKLFIGEYSNGHIGSSAGGYGEVHGGFGFGDRNGGGTLLLDFARAFELVIVNFILLKREEHLVTFLGMVVKTQILYLLLMRCDRGM, encoded by the exons atgagattcgggaagaaaggaaagttgagtctgaggtttattggtccttttgagatattacaGCGTGTTGGGAAGGTTGCTGATGAGCCTGCCCTACCTctcagcttggcaggagttcatcag CGTGAAGGGCAAGAACGGAGTGGGTATTTGGTGGATAGGGAGCTCAAGGAGTCAGTGGTAGAGGTTAGGCGGGTGAATGAAAGATTGATAGCGATTAAATTAGTAGTTGGAGGGAGCTCTTTGAATGTCATTAGCGCTTACGCGCCGCAAGCGAGCTTGGACGATGAGGTTAAAAGACGCTTCTGGGATGCGCTGGATGATGTGGTGCGGGGTATTCCATCTACTGAGAAGTTATTCATAGGAGAATATTCCAATGGTCATATAGGGTCGTCTGCTGGTGGCTATGGCGAGGTGCACGGTGGCTTCGGCTTTGGGGATAGGAACGGAGGTGGTACTTTACTGTTGGATTTCGCTAGAGCTTTTGAGTTGGTGATCGTGAACTTTATTTTACTGAAGagggaggagcatttggttactttctTGGGTATGGTGGTTAAGACTCAGATTCTCTATCTCCTCCTCATGAGGTGTGATAGGGGGATGTGA